GGCGGCACGAACCGTCCGGGACCGGCGGGCGCCTACAGGGAAGGGCCGTGCGGTACGGCGGACACGCCGTGACGGTGGGGATCCGGTTCAGGTCGGCCGGGCGTCGGCGACCGGTGGCCGGCGGGTGTCCGCCCGGCGCTCCGGACCAGGAGGGGAGCCTCCGGGGTCAGGCTCCGCCGGCTCCCGGGACGGGGAACGCCCCGGTGGAACGGCGGGTGATCTCTCCGTAGACCTCGGGGTCGGTGGTGAACTCGCCGAGCACGCAGGTCTTGCGGCTGCCGTGGTAGTCGGAGGAGCCCGTGGTGAGCAGCCCCAGTTCGGCCGCCAGGCCGCGCAGTCGGGCCCGGGTGGACGGTTCGTGGTCCATGTGGTCGACCTCGATGCCGTCGAGGCCCGCCGCGGCCAGCTCGGCGATCACCGACTCGGGCACGGTGTGGCCCCGCTTGGCCGCCGCGGGGTGCGCGAAGACCGTGACGCCTCCGGCTCCCTTGACGAGCCGGATCGCCTCGAAGGGGTCGGTCTCGTGCTTGGGGACGTAGGCGCGGCCGCCGTCGGCGAGCCACTCCTCGGTGAAGGCGTCGGAGACGGTGTCGACGACGCCCAGTTCGACGAGCGCGGAGGCGATGTGCGGGCGGCCGACGGACCCGTCGCCCGCGATGCGCGCCACCTGCTCCCAGCTGATCGGCACGCCCCCGTCGCGCAGCCTGGCGATCATGGCCTGGGCGCGCGGCACCCGGTCGTCCCGCACCAGCTCGCGCTCGGCGAGCAGGGCGGGCTCCTCGGGGTCGAAGAGGTAGGCCAGCATGTGCATGCTGATGCCGTCGACGCGGCAGGAGAGTTCGGCGCCGGTGACGAGGGTGAGCCCCTCGGGCAGCGCGGCGACGGCCTCGGCGTACCCGCGGGTGGTGTCGTGGTCGGTCAGCGCGACGACGTCCAGCCCGGCCGCGGCGGCGTTGCGCACCAGCTCGGCGGGGGTGTCCGTGCCGTCGGACGCGGTGGAGTGGGCGTGCAGGTCGATGCGCACTACGCGGACTCCAAGCGGTGACGGGACGGACGGGACGCTCAAGGATAACGGGAATCCGAGGCACTCCTGTCACACCCGAACCGGCCGAGCGCCCCCTACACCAGCGGACGGGCGGGGGCGCGGCGTTCCCCGGCGCCGCAGCCTGCCTCGTGGGCCCCGGAGACGGGCCTCAGGGCTCCAGGATCCGCGGCGACAGTGCCCCGCAGGGCAGCAGGTCGACCTCCGCGCCGGCGTCCCGCAGATCCGTCAGCACCAGTTCGTCGTACATCAGCAGCCCGGTCTGCTCGGGCCAGACGACGGCCCACAGCCACATTCCGAGGGCCTCGCCCGCGAAGACGGCGCGGTCGTCGGGGGCGCTGGGCACATGCCAGAGGGGGGTGGGGCGGCCGGCCGCGAGAACCTTCGCCTGCGGGGGCTTCTCGACGTTCATGGAGGGGCCGGGGTCCGGTCCGTCGACGCCCGCGTACCGCGCGCCGAGGCCCACGCCGAGTTCCTCGGCGACCAGGATCAGCTCACCCATGCCGCCGAGCGGTCCGGGGCCCGAGCAGGCGACAGCGGTGGCACGCCCGCCGCTGCGGTCGTCACCGGCGAAGGAGGCGCCGGTGAACAGCCAGCCGACGGGCAGCGGCCAGGGCATCCACACCGGCACCCGGGCGCGGTGCACGACCACACCGAGGGCCTCGACGCTGGGCGGGATCACGGGCTGCAGCGGATGCACCGTGCCGTGCACGTCGCACTGCCACGAGTCGGCAAAGAGGCCGGGAGCCCTGACCCGGCCACCACACTTCGGGCAACTGGGTTCGCCCCTCATAAAGCCCAACGGTCCTCCCCGTCCTTCCTCGCGTCAAGGACGATCACCCGTCCGGCGTGTGCCTGACACGACAAAACTGCGTGTATCTTGCATTAATTAGGCCACCTAACTTATCGTGTGTATAGCACAACGATCTGGCCGGTACGCAGTGAAGGAGCGGGCATGATCAGCAGCACGGAAGCCCCCGCCGAAGGGGACACGTTCGACGCGGGGGCGGGCGGCCTCCTGCGCCAGCCCAAGGCCGTCTGGGCGACGGCCGGCGCGTCCGTCGTCGCCTTCATGGGCATCGGGCTCGTCGACCCGATCCTGCCGTCCATCGCCAAGGGCCTCGACGCGACCCCGAGCCAGGTGTCGCTCCTCTTCACCTCGTACTTCCTGATCACCGCCGTGGCGATGCTGGTCACCGGCTTCGTCTCCAGCCGCATCGGCGGCAAGAAGACCCTGCTGCTCGGCCTCGCGCTCGTCGTGGTCTTCGCCGGGCTCGCCGGCACCTCCGGGTCGGTCGGCGAACTGGTCGGCTTCCGGGCGGGCTGGGGTCTCGGCAACGCGCTGTTCGTCTCCACGGCCCTCGCCGTGATCGTCGGCGCCGCGGCCGGCGGCAGCGCGGCGGCGATCCTGCTCTACGAGTCCGCGCTCGGCCTCGGCATGGCCTGCGGCCCCCTGCTCGGCGCACTGCTCGGTGACGCCAGCTGGCGCTACCCGTTCTTCGGCACCGCGTTCCTGATGGCGATCGGCTTCCTGTGCATCACGGTGTTCCTCAAGGAACAGCCGAAGCCGGCGCGCAAGACGTCCCTGCTCGACCCGCTGCGCGCCCTCGGGCACGGCGGCCTCGCCTCCGCGGCGGCATCCGCGTTCTTCTACAACTACACGTTCTTCACCGTGCTGGCCTTCACCCCGTTCGTGCTGAACATGACGCCCTACAAGTCGGGCGCGGTGTTCTTCTGCTGGGGTGTGCTGCTCGCGGTCTTCTCGGTGATCGTGGCACCGCGCATGCAGGCGTGGTTCGGCTCGCTCAAGGTGCTCGGCGGCTCGCTGGTGCTGCTCGCGGCGGACGTCCTCGCCCTCGGGTACGGCGACCACACCACCGCGATCGTCTGCACGATCCTGTCCGGCGCCTTCATCGGCGTGAACAACACCGTCTACACGGAGCTGGCCCTCGGGGTCTCCGACGCGCCGCGACCGGTGGCGAGCGCCGGCTACAACTTCGTGCGCTGGTTCGCGGCCGCCGCGGCGCCGTTCTTCGCGCCGAAGATCGAGGAGTGGACCGACATCCGCATCCCGTTCGTGGTGGCCGCGGTCACCGCGCTGCTGGGCGCCGTGGTGGTCCTCGTCCGGCGGCACGCCCTCACCCACGAGGCACAGGAGCTGGAGCCGGCCCACGCCGCCGAGGACGGTGTCACGGTCTTCGCGAACTGAACCGGCAGGGCCGGACGAGCCGGCCCGAACCGGACCGAGGTCACCGACTCACTTGAGGGACAGGGCAGTTGACGTCCCGTCAGGCTCGGGGATCAGTCGAGCGGGACGGACTTGCGCAGCGGATCGCGCAGGTCCGTCCCGCCGTTCAGCCAGCGCTCCTGAAGTGCGGCGGCGCCGTGCACCCGCTTCCAGGCCGCCTCGTTCGGGGTCATGGGGAGCAGCGGCAGGAACCGCACGGGATCGGCCGGCTCGTCGAGCTCCAGGTCCTCCACCAGGCCGCCGGACTCGGCGACCAGGACCGAGGTGAACGGCGCGCCGGGCCACAGCGGTTCCCCCACGTCGAGGGAGGCGCCGGGGGCCACGATCAGGCCCTCGACCTGCGGCGAGGCGGCGAGGACGGCCAGCGGGCGGAGCACCTTGTCGGTGTCGGCGCCGGCCGGGCGGACCGAGAGGATCAGCTCGGCGCGCGGGCCCTTCACCGGGTCGGCCAGCGCCGCGGTGGGGTCGGCCATCGGCTGGGCGGACATGCCGAGCGTGGCGTAGCGGACGACGTCGCCCTCTGTGAAGCGCACCACCTCGATGCGGTCGGTACCGAGGAAGGTGACCGCGGCGCGCGCGTCGGGTTCGCCCAGCGCGGAGCGCAAACGGGCCTCGACCAGGGGGAGAACATCTGCCATGCGCCGAGCATAGGCGGGGCCGCCCACCTGGGCGGGCACCGCACCCCGTGGTCAACAACGCGCAAAGCTGCGCCTTGACACATCGGTGCGCTGATAGTCTTGGCCGCTGGTCGGAGCAGCTGGTATCGGACGCACCCCTCATGCCCTCATGGCGCTGCGGGAGTTGGCTCCGAAGGCTCCGGCGCACTGAGACTGATCTGACTCCCCTTCGGAGGGAGACAGACTCCCCTTCGGGGGATGGCTCGTCCCCCACGGGGGACCGACCGGAGGAGGTGGGGCTGCAATGGATCGAAGTCGATCGTGCAGTACCACCCGCTCTTCCTGTCGCTGAGTCCGTAGCTGGTCCCGCTGGTCTTTCAGTCCTGCCGGCTGCCGTCTCCCGCAATCGTGTGCATACGTGTCAGCGTTGCCCGGTGCACCACGGAAGAGCGCTTCGTTTCCGCCTGATCTGTCCGATCTGAACCCCTGATCTGTCCGATCTGAATCAGTAGCGAAGCTGCCACCGCGACGGTGCGGTGCTCCCCGCTTTGTGGACGTGCCAAACATCCGCAGTCAGGACGTCCCCATTCCGGGTAGTTCCACCCGTCGCAGGCCGCCTCCGTTGCGAAAAGGAGCCTGCCATGTCGATGATCCGTGACCTGCGCGCCGCGGTCCGCCCCCGTCCGCCGCTGCGCAAGGACAGTGGCTCGTACGACACCACCCGTGACCCCGGCACCCCGTCGGCCGTGGTCGACTGCGCCGTCTACCGCGACGGCGCCCGCGTCGAGACGCGCACCCAGCTCACCCCGCACGAGGCGATGCGCCAGGTGCGCCGCGACGGCGGGTTCGTGTGGATCGGCCTGCACGAGCCCACGGAGGACGAATTCGCCGGTATCGCCCGGGAGTTCGGCCTGCACCCGCTGGCCGTCGAGGACGCCGTGCAGGCCCACCAGCGCCCCAAGCTGGAGCGCTACGACGACTCCCTGTTCACCGTGTTCAAGACCATCCACTACGTCGAGCACGACCGGCTCACCGCGACCAGCGAGATCGTCGAGACCGGTGAGGTGATGTGCTTCACCGGAGGGGACTTCTTCATCACCGTCCGGCACGGCGGGCAGGGCTCGCTGCGCGCGCTGCGGCACCGGCTCCAGGACGACCCCGAGCTGCTCTCCAAGGGCCCCTCGGCGGTGCTGCACGCGATCGCCGACCACGTCGTCGACGGGTACATCGCGGTCGCGGACGCCGTGCAGGACGACATCGACGAGGTCGAGACCGAGGTGTTCTCGCCGGGCCGCAAGGGCTCGCCGCGCGGCACGGACGCCGGGCAGATCTACCAGCTCAAGCGCGAGGTGCTGGAGTTCAAGCGGGCGGTGTCGCCGCTGCTGCGCCCGATGCAGCTGCTCAGCGAGCGGCCGATGCGGCTGGTCGACCCCGACATCCAGAAGTACTTCCGTGACGTCGCCGACCACCTCGCGCGCGTCCAGGAGCAGGTCCTCGGTTTCGACGAACTGCTCAACTCGATCCTTCAGGCCAACCTCGCGCAGGCGTCCGTCGCGCAGAACGAGGACATGCGCAAGATCACGTCCTGGGCCGCGATCATCGCCGTACCGACGATGGTCTGCGGTGTGTACGGAATGAACTTCGAGCACATGCCCGAGCTGCACTGGCGGTACGGCTACCCGGTCGTCATGGCCGTCACGGTCGGGCTCTGTCTCTCCATCCACCGCATCCTGAAGCGCAACGGCTGGCTCTAGGAGGGCCTGGATAGGCTGGGCCCCATGACGCACGAGCTGCTCGACCGGGCCCTCATCGAGGAGGCCACCAAGAAGTCCGGGCTGATCTGGGTGCGCGCCGGCAGCCTGCCGGCACCTCCCGGTCCGGACCGCGAGGTGCCCACCCGTCCGCTCTGGCACGTCTGGGCCGACGGGGCCGTCCTCCTGGTCGGCGACGGGCCCGGCGAACAGCCGCTGCCCGGCCTGGCCGACGGGGGCGAGGCGGTCGTCACCGTGCGCAGCAAGGACAAGGGCGGCCGGCTCGTCTCCTGGTCGGCGCGCGTCACCGACCTCGCGGCGGGCACCCCGGAGTGGGAGGCCGCCGTCGGCGAGCTCAAGGGCAAGCGGCTGAACGCGCCCGACGGCGAGGCCATGCCCGAGCGCTGGGCCCGCGAGTGCCGGCTCGTCCGCCTGGAACCGACGGGCGCGACCGCCGGGCTGCCCGACGGATCACTCGCACAGCGGCCGCTGCCGACCGCGGCGACCACCCGGCAGGCGATCCCCGCCGCGCTCCCGCGCCTCCTGCTGAAGCGCCGCAAGCGCCGCTAGCGGGCCCCGGACCGGGCGACGGCGCGGGCCGGTGCGCGGGCTACGAGGTGGGCAGCTGCTGCCCGTAGTCGACCGTCTCCTTCTCCGAGGGCTCCTCCAGCGAGAAGTCCTTGCCCCAGTCGGTCAGCCGGAGCGTGCCGGCGTTGCCCGCGCGGACCAGCAGCAGCGGGTACGGGGTGCCCTTCAGCGAGACGTCCAGGGCCCCGCCCGAGCCCTTGTCGCCGGTGATGCGGATGGTGCGGACCCCGGCCTGCTCGTGGTGCCCGTCGGTGGCGAGCGCCCCGTGCAGGCCGAGCAGCCCGTCGAGCAGCACGTCCTTGTCGGTGAAGCCGCTGAACCGCTTGTACGCGGGGTCGCCGCTCGGCACCTTCACGTACATGCCCTCCAGCTTGTCGGCCGCGGCGGTGTCCCCCGCCTTGTCGCCGTTCTTGTCGTCCTGGTGCGCCCAGAACTGCGCGTCGGCCTTGAGGAACAGGTGCTCGCCGACCCGCAGCAGCCGGAAACTGGCCCCCTTGGAGGTCACCGAGCCGGTGCCGCCGTCGGACTTGAGGCGCATGTCGAGGGTGTACGTGGTGCCGTTCGAGACGACGGTCCCGGACAGCCGTACCGTCTTCGCGTCCTCGGCGGCCTTCTTCGTCTTCGCCTGGATGGTGGCGGCGGGCAGTTTTCCGACCCCGTTCGTGCCCGCGTCCGGGTCCTCACTGGCGCACCCCGACAGCCCCGCCGTCCCTGTCACCGCCAGGGCGCACACGGCGCTCACCATCGCGACTCTGCGGGTACGGCCCGGGGGAATTGCAGTCACAGGTGGGGCTGCCTTTCGTGCGCGGTGCTGGGCGGCGTACGGCAGCGTACCGGTGCTGCGGCCGCCCGGCGGAGGCAGTCCGTCCGGACCGCCCACCAGGGCGTATCCGACCGGGACGGGCTAGCCTGAAGCCCACCCGAGCGGACAGACCGGCACAGAACGCTTCGAAGCGAAGGAGGCGCGGGCATGGCCGCAGGTGCCCCCCGGATCTTCGTCTCGCACCTGGCCGGTGTCGCCGTCTTCGACCCCAACGGCGACCAGGTGGGCCGTGTGCGGGACCTCGTCGCCATGCTGCGGGTGGGCCGGCGGCCGCCCCGGCTGCTCGGCCTGGTCGTCGAACTGTCCACCCGCCGCCGCATCTTCCTGCCCATGACCCGGGTGACGGGCATCGAGTCCGGCCAGGTCATCTCGACCGGCGTCCTGAACGTCCGCCGCTTCGAGCAACGGCCCACCGAACGGCTCATCTTCGGCGAACTCCTCGACCGGCTCGTGACCCTCGCCGAGACGGGCGAGGAGGTCACGGTCCTCGACGTGTCCATCCAGCAGCTCCCGGCCCGCCGCGACTGGGAGATCGACCGGGTCTTCGTGCGCAAGGGCCGCAGCGGCACCTTCCGGCGCAGCAAGGGCGAGACGCTGACCGTCGACTGGTCCGCCGTC
The window above is part of the Streptomyces sp. NBC_01428 genome. Proteins encoded here:
- a CDS encoding PHP domain-containing protein, which translates into the protein MRIDLHAHSTASDGTDTPAELVRNAAAAGLDVVALTDHDTTRGYAEAVAALPEGLTLVTGAELSCRVDGISMHMLAYLFDPEEPALLAERELVRDDRVPRAQAMIARLRDGGVPISWEQVARIAGDGSVGRPHIASALVELGVVDTVSDAFTEEWLADGGRAYVPKHETDPFEAIRLVKGAGGVTVFAHPAAAKRGHTVPESVIAELAAAGLDGIEVDHMDHEPSTRARLRGLAAELGLLTTGSSDYHGSRKTCVLGEFTTDPEVYGEITRRSTGAFPVPGAGGA
- a CDS encoding DUF6758 family protein, producing MRGEPSCPKCGGRVRAPGLFADSWQCDVHGTVHPLQPVIPPSVEALGVVVHRARVPVWMPWPLPVGWLFTGASFAGDDRSGGRATAVACSGPGPLGGMGELILVAEELGVGLGARYAGVDGPDPGPSMNVEKPPQAKVLAAGRPTPLWHVPSAPDDRAVFAGEALGMWLWAVVWPEQTGLLMYDELVLTDLRDAGAEVDLLPCGALSPRILEP
- a CDS encoding MFS transporter, which encodes MISSTEAPAEGDTFDAGAGGLLRQPKAVWATAGASVVAFMGIGLVDPILPSIAKGLDATPSQVSLLFTSYFLITAVAMLVTGFVSSRIGGKKTLLLGLALVVVFAGLAGTSGSVGELVGFRAGWGLGNALFVSTALAVIVGAAAGGSAAAILLYESALGLGMACGPLLGALLGDASWRYPFFGTAFLMAIGFLCITVFLKEQPKPARKTSLLDPLRALGHGGLASAAASAFFYNYTFFTVLAFTPFVLNMTPYKSGAVFFCWGVLLAVFSVIVAPRMQAWFGSLKVLGGSLVLLAADVLALGYGDHTTAIVCTILSGAFIGVNNTVYTELALGVSDAPRPVASAGYNFVRWFAAAAAPFFAPKIEEWTDIRIPFVVAAVTALLGAVVVLVRRHALTHEAQELEPAHAAEDGVTVFAN
- a CDS encoding suppressor of fused domain protein, which produces MADVLPLVEARLRSALGEPDARAAVTFLGTDRIEVVRFTEGDVVRYATLGMSAQPMADPTAALADPVKGPRAELILSVRPAGADTDKVLRPLAVLAASPQVEGLIVAPGASLDVGEPLWPGAPFTSVLVAESGGLVEDLELDEPADPVRFLPLLPMTPNEAAWKRVHGAAALQERWLNGGTDLRDPLRKSVPLD
- a CDS encoding magnesium and cobalt transport protein CorA, with amino-acid sequence MSMIRDLRAAVRPRPPLRKDSGSYDTTRDPGTPSAVVDCAVYRDGARVETRTQLTPHEAMRQVRRDGGFVWIGLHEPTEDEFAGIAREFGLHPLAVEDAVQAHQRPKLERYDDSLFTVFKTIHYVEHDRLTATSEIVETGEVMCFTGGDFFITVRHGGQGSLRALRHRLQDDPELLSKGPSAVLHAIADHVVDGYIAVADAVQDDIDEVETEVFSPGRKGSPRGTDAGQIYQLKREVLEFKRAVSPLLRPMQLLSERPMRLVDPDIQKYFRDVADHLARVQEQVLGFDELLNSILQANLAQASVAQNEDMRKITSWAAIIAVPTMVCGVYGMNFEHMPELHWRYGYPVVMAVTVGLCLSIHRILKRNGWL